From a single Eleginops maclovinus isolate JMC-PN-2008 ecotype Puerto Natales chromosome 2, JC_Emac_rtc_rv5, whole genome shotgun sequence genomic region:
- the LOC134881577 gene encoding coiled-coil domain-containing protein 136-like isoform X1 → MDGLRLPPLIEEALDSTDDLCDLKAECSPTMDNQITAKERGILQENNEKEEMDQEGEEKKLKEEEEGEGEEKMKKEQEPLTEEEELEELRAQVLQLLLELDDARETSNKHQESFHELQGLLEDERLASAHQAEAFTRQIQNLQAQLRSVQEEMDSLEEEKESELAEAQEELRVAQEEVILLQQTAEEAAAERENDIASLQEELCRRRAELQRLSEETQEYELEITTLRAEISMKSQRRVAERREGDVDLLKEECRTLREECQTLKEDNRRLTERLQLLQRQRTCSSVYLSLKEEDGEEGSEGKDMGTGCDEVMTESYMTMAQSGNCHLVDASIQKNISFDGKPATPSSWNGGIGEIFSLREQLKQAEEKASQVQRECDGLKTELQELQVLYDSSQRERAELEEELQRCKAELQKLSGGAQRFIHPSEHPVLSIPFIGMIVILAVVWCWLSELASQRARGVR, encoded by the exons ATGGATGGACTGCGTTTACCTCCACTCATCGAGGAGGCTTTGGACTCAACAG ATGACCTGTGCGATCTGAAAGCAGAGTGCAGCCCCACCATGGACAACCAGATAACAGCGAAGGAGAGAGGCATCCTGCAGGAGAACAACgagaaggaggagatggacCAGGAAGGCGAAGAGAAGaaactgaaggaggaggaggaaggcgaAGGGgaggagaagatgaagaaggagcaggagcccctgacggaggaggaggagctggaggagctgagggcccaggtgctgcagctgctgctggagctggacGACGCCAGAGAAACCTCCAACAAACACCAGGAGAGCTTCCACGAGCTGCAAG GTCTGTTGGAGGATGAGCGTCTGGCCAGTGCCCATCAGGCTGAAGCCTTCACTCGCCAGATCCAGAATTTGCAAG cCCAGCTGCGCTCTGTGCAGGAGGAGATGGAcagcctggaggaggagaaggagagcgAGCTGGCTGAGGCCCAGGAGGAGCTGCGAGTTGCTCAGGAGGAGGTGATCCTgctccagcagacagcagaggaGGCGGCCGCGGAGAGAGAGAACGACATAGCTTCGCTGCAGGAGGAGCTCTGTCGCCGGCGGGCAGAGCTACAGCGCCTCAGCGAGGAGACGCAGGAGTACGAGTTGGAGATCACCACACTGAGGGCTGAGATCAGCATGAAGAGCCAGCGCAGGGTGGccgagaggagagagg GTGACGTGGATCTGCTGAAGGAGGAGTGCCGTACACTGAGGGAGGAGTGTCAGACCCTGAAGGAGGACAACAGGCGTCTCACTGagaggctgcagctgctgcagagacagaggacatg CTCCAGCGTCtacctgtcactgaaggaggaagatggagaggagggCTCAGAGGGGAAGGATATGGGAACTGGCTGCGATGAGGTCATGACAGAGAGTTACATGACCATGGCCCAGTCTGGGAACTGTCACCTGGTGGACGCCTCCATCCAGAAGAACATTTCTTTTGATGGGAAGCCCGCAACACCAAGCAGCTGGAACGGGGGCATCGGGGAAATCTTCTCCCTGAGGGAGCAGCTCAAACAGGCGGAGGAAAAGGCCTCCCAGGTCCAGAGAGAG TGTGACGGCCTGAAGAcggagctgcaggagctgcaggttCTTTATGACAGCAGTCAGAGGGAGCGCGccgagctggaggaggagctgcagcgcTGCAAGGCAGAGCTGCAGAAGCTGTCAGGAGGGGCTCAG AGATTCATCCATCCGTCTGAGCACCCTGTTCTCTCCATCCCCTTCATAGGAATGATTGTAATATTGGCTGTGGTCTGGTGCTGGTTGTCGGAGCTGGCGTCCCAGAGGGCAAG GGGAGTGAGGTAG
- the LOC134881577 gene encoding coiled-coil domain-containing protein 136-like isoform X2 gives MDNQITAKERGILQENNEKEEMDQEGEEKKLKEEEEGEGEEKMKKEQEPLTEEEELEELRAQVLQLLLELDDARETSNKHQESFHELQGLLEDERLASAHQAEAFTRQIQNLQAQLRSVQEEMDSLEEEKESELAEAQEELRVAQEEVILLQQTAEEAAAERENDIASLQEELCRRRAELQRLSEETQEYELEITTLRAEISMKSQRRVAERREGDVDLLKEECRTLREECQTLKEDNRRLTERLQLLQRQRTCSSVYLSLKEEDGEEGSEGKDMGTGCDEVMTESYMTMAQSGNCHLVDASIQKNISFDGKPATPSSWNGGIGEIFSLREQLKQAEEKASQVQRECDGLKTELQELQVLYDSSQRERAELEEELQRCKAELQKLSGGAQRFIHPSEHPVLSIPFIGMIVILAVVWCWLSELASQRARGVR, from the exons ATGGACAACCAGATAACAGCGAAGGAGAGAGGCATCCTGCAGGAGAACAACgagaaggaggagatggacCAGGAAGGCGAAGAGAAGaaactgaaggaggaggaggaaggcgaAGGGgaggagaagatgaagaaggagcaggagcccctgacggaggaggaggagctggaggagctgagggcccaggtgctgcagctgctgctggagctggacGACGCCAGAGAAACCTCCAACAAACACCAGGAGAGCTTCCACGAGCTGCAAG GTCTGTTGGAGGATGAGCGTCTGGCCAGTGCCCATCAGGCTGAAGCCTTCACTCGCCAGATCCAGAATTTGCAAG cCCAGCTGCGCTCTGTGCAGGAGGAGATGGAcagcctggaggaggagaaggagagcgAGCTGGCTGAGGCCCAGGAGGAGCTGCGAGTTGCTCAGGAGGAGGTGATCCTgctccagcagacagcagaggaGGCGGCCGCGGAGAGAGAGAACGACATAGCTTCGCTGCAGGAGGAGCTCTGTCGCCGGCGGGCAGAGCTACAGCGCCTCAGCGAGGAGACGCAGGAGTACGAGTTGGAGATCACCACACTGAGGGCTGAGATCAGCATGAAGAGCCAGCGCAGGGTGGccgagaggagagagg GTGACGTGGATCTGCTGAAGGAGGAGTGCCGTACACTGAGGGAGGAGTGTCAGACCCTGAAGGAGGACAACAGGCGTCTCACTGagaggctgcagctgctgcagagacagaggacatg CTCCAGCGTCtacctgtcactgaaggaggaagatggagaggagggCTCAGAGGGGAAGGATATGGGAACTGGCTGCGATGAGGTCATGACAGAGAGTTACATGACCATGGCCCAGTCTGGGAACTGTCACCTGGTGGACGCCTCCATCCAGAAGAACATTTCTTTTGATGGGAAGCCCGCAACACCAAGCAGCTGGAACGGGGGCATCGGGGAAATCTTCTCCCTGAGGGAGCAGCTCAAACAGGCGGAGGAAAAGGCCTCCCAGGTCCAGAGAGAG TGTGACGGCCTGAAGAcggagctgcaggagctgcaggttCTTTATGACAGCAGTCAGAGGGAGCGCGccgagctggaggaggagctgcagcgcTGCAAGGCAGAGCTGCAGAAGCTGTCAGGAGGGGCTCAG AGATTCATCCATCCGTCTGAGCACCCTGTTCTCTCCATCCCCTTCATAGGAATGATTGTAATATTGGCTGTGGTCTGGTGCTGGTTGTCGGAGCTGGCGTCCCAGAGGGCAAG GGGAGTGAGGTAG